TACCGAAATACCAAATTGAGCGAGTATTTGGACCGAGATAAAAATGATGTTTGGGCCGATGCTTCTTTAAATACCTTGATTGGTACCCTAGCCCTCATCCTAAAGGCCCGTAGCCTGAGCCGTATGACAGGCCTGGCCATTTCGGCCAATGATCCCAAGGATGCCCCTATGTTGCTCACGGCCTACAATGCTGGCGAATATACCGTAATGAAGGCCTTCAAACGCGCCCAAGCTGCTGCTAGCTCCAACCCACAAATGGACTTTTTAGAGCGGGCGCATCTGCAGGGCGCTATTCAAGATGTAGTGACCCGCTTTAATCTGAGCTGGGATACCGCCGCTAAGTATAAAGAAATTAGCCAGTACGCTAGCAAAGTCTTTAGTTTTCTAGATGTTTTTCGGGGAACAACTAGCCCAACTAATAACACAGCAAGCAATAACAATACAACAAGCCCTCAAGAAGAGGAGCCCACACCTACACCCACACCACAAGCTACAACTCAATATTATTCGGTGGTATCTGGAGATACCGGCTATGGCATTGCTCGAAAGCTAGGGATTTCCTTTAGCAAGTTATCCGCGGCCAATCCGGGCGTGAACTGGGCGCGTTTGTCTTTGGGCCAAAAGCTAAAAGTAGGAGAGGGGCAGCCCCCCAAAGAAACGCCGGTTCGTCCAGACCCCCCCAAAACACCCAAAATCTATAGGGTGCAAAGAGGCGATAGCCTAGGCGTTTTGGCCCGTAAATTCAATGTGAGTATAGCCGCCATCAAGGCGCTAAA
This genomic interval from Saprospira grandis contains the following:
- a CDS encoding LysM peptidoglycan-binding domain-containing protein — encoded protein: MIARHTFSQEDIAGRLANIRRYEPVLDYYGQQLKVEAALLKAIVAVESSGNARAGEGRYSGAKGLMQITRQTWIATIKQYPDLRYRNTKLSEYLDRDKNDVWADASLNTLIGTLALILKARSLSRMTGLAISANDPKDAPMLLTAYNAGEYTVMKAFKRAQAAASSNPQMDFLERAHLQGAIQDVVTRFNLSWDTAAKYKEISQYASKVFSFLDVFRGTTSPTNNTASNNNTTSPQEEEPTPTPTPQATTQYYSVVSGDTGYGIARKLGISFSKLSAANPGVNWARLSLGQKLKVGEGQPPKETPVRPDPPKTPKIYRVQRGDSLGVLARKFNVSIAAIKALNKSQLQRWGRVEGFFVGAKIKIPQ